In one window of Candidatus Avedoeria danica DNA:
- a CDS encoding transglycosylase domain-containing protein produces MIGPPTSADRPTEPLRPSPATSPANSPAKSAAGGAAPPRRPRSVGTYVGYGAALFAAGVLLFVALYAYVARQLPPADELAQRASQFQSTRIYDRDGGLLYESIDPNAGRRTAVAITDVAKVMVDATVATEDANFYRHRGVDPLAVVRAVWYAVRERRVVSGASTIPQQLVKGLYLTPERTVRRKVKEAILATEISRRYPKDRILEIYLNELYYGNHAYGIHAAALTYFGVPPKDLTLAQAALLAGLPQAPSLHDPYTNPEDAKNRRDVVLGLMAEARLIDAAAAEAAKAAPVELQPPPTFEMRAPHFVQYVRQQLETMYGAEALQKYGLEVTTTLEPRSQLVAERTVAEHVAALAAQGASNGALVALEPASGEVVAFVGSADFENVEIEGQVNMALAPRQPGSTMKPIAYLTAFEGKGRGTEDRWSPGTQIADIEVRYPGGAGSDYVPVNYDRREHGIVTARVALGNSYNIPAVRTLAHIGLPALIDMAERLGITTLDRDGDYGLSLVLGSGEVPLLEMTGAFGVLAAGGIRRPVVAIRKVVDSAKAVRCEAGTSTPCVVEGSVQGKQVVGAADAFLVTDILRDPNNRRPAFEGVLHNLSLADGRPAAVKTGTTDDYRDSLTIGYTPDLVTGVWVGNADRRPMANTAGSIGAAPIWSRFMSAYHQQIEVHDFQVPGGVAAFEVCRDTGTLPSEACPERTSHFYAVDHPPLPPERDLWQLVRLDPATGLKAAEAAPDCLVERRPFKVYPEAFRAWAEANGIPQPPAETSPVDSGEADVEIGTPDDGDAVTADVVLAGTAFLPGFAEYVVEIGAGRNPDDFDRVAGPFDDPVTDGVLAELDLGGLSSGPYVLRVIARDRCGTERSDDVRIVLDLPTPTASPTGIATLGPTPSATATTAARGTPTPLTPKATAAGATPTLAVRPTVPPPPSSTPVPPVATPIPTAGDGVPTPFAPTATPPNEPTAEPTAGAVSGLGDGDSDVPRRQADPQRRAGRR; encoded by the coding sequence ATGATCGGTCCACCCACTTCCGCCGACCGCCCGACCGAGCCACTCCGCCCATCGCCCGCCACGTCGCCCGCCAATTCGCCCGCCAAGTCGGCCGCCGGCGGCGCTGCGCCGCCCCGTCGGCCGCGCAGCGTTGGCACGTACGTCGGCTACGGCGCCGCGCTGTTCGCCGCGGGCGTGCTCCTATTCGTGGCGCTGTACGCCTACGTGGCGCGCCAGCTGCCCCCGGCGGACGAGCTCGCACAGCGCGCCAGCCAGTTCCAGAGCACGCGGATCTACGACCGCGACGGCGGCTTGCTGTACGAGTCGATCGACCCGAACGCCGGCCGCCGTACGGCCGTGGCGATCACCGACGTCGCCAAGGTGATGGTCGATGCGACGGTGGCGACCGAGGACGCCAACTTCTACCGCCACCGCGGCGTCGACCCGCTGGCCGTCGTCCGCGCCGTCTGGTACGCCGTCCGCGAACGGCGCGTCGTCTCGGGCGCCTCGACGATCCCGCAGCAGCTCGTGAAAGGGCTCTATCTCACGCCCGAGCGGACCGTCCGGCGCAAGGTGAAGGAGGCGATCCTGGCGACCGAGATCAGCCGGCGCTACCCCAAGGACCGAATCCTCGAGATCTACCTCAACGAGCTCTACTACGGCAACCATGCCTACGGCATCCACGCCGCTGCCCTGACGTACTTCGGCGTTCCGCCCAAGGACCTCACGCTGGCGCAGGCCGCGCTGCTGGCCGGCCTGCCGCAGGCACCCTCGCTGCACGACCCGTACACGAACCCCGAGGACGCGAAGAACCGCCGCGACGTCGTCCTCGGCCTCATGGCCGAAGCGCGGCTGATCGACGCCGCTGCCGCCGAAGCAGCCAAGGCGGCGCCGGTCGAGCTCCAGCCGCCGCCGACGTTCGAGATGCGCGCGCCGCACTTCGTCCAGTACGTCCGCCAGCAGCTCGAGACGATGTACGGTGCCGAAGCGCTCCAGAAGTACGGCCTCGAGGTCACGACGACGCTCGAACCGCGCTCGCAGCTCGTCGCCGAGCGAACGGTGGCGGAGCACGTGGCGGCGCTGGCGGCGCAGGGCGCGTCCAACGGCGCGCTCGTCGCCCTCGAGCCGGCCAGCGGCGAGGTTGTCGCGTTCGTCGGCAGCGCGGACTTCGAGAATGTCGAGATCGAGGGCCAGGTGAACATGGCCCTTGCACCGCGCCAGCCGGGCAGCACGATGAAGCCGATCGCCTACCTGACGGCGTTCGAGGGCAAGGGGCGGGGGACGGAGGATCGCTGGTCGCCCGGCACGCAGATCGCGGACATCGAGGTCCGCTACCCCGGCGGCGCGGGCAGCGACTACGTGCCGGTGAACTACGACCGGCGCGAACACGGCATCGTCACCGCACGCGTCGCGCTCGGCAACAGCTACAACATCCCGGCCGTGCGGACGCTGGCCCACATCGGCCTGCCGGCGCTGATCGACATGGCCGAGCGGCTCGGGATCACGACGCTCGACCGGGATGGGGACTACGGCCTCAGCCTCGTCCTCGGCAGCGGCGAGGTGCCGCTGCTGGAGATGACGGGCGCGTTCGGCGTCCTGGCCGCAGGCGGCATCCGCCGACCGGTCGTCGCGATCCGCAAGGTCGTCGACAGCGCCAAGGCGGTGCGCTGCGAGGCCGGCACGAGCACGCCGTGCGTCGTCGAGGGCAGCGTCCAGGGCAAGCAGGTCGTCGGGGCGGCCGATGCGTTCCTCGTCACGGACATCCTGCGCGATCCGAACAACCGCCGCCCGGCGTTCGAGGGCGTGCTTCACAACCTCAGTCTGGCCGACGGGCGCCCGGCGGCCGTGAAAACCGGCACGACGGACGACTACCGCGACTCGCTGACGATCGGCTACACGCCCGACCTCGTGACGGGCGTCTGGGTCGGCAACGCCGACCGTCGGCCGATGGCGAACACGGCGGGCTCGATCGGCGCTGCGCCGATCTGGAGCCGGTTCATGAGCGCCTACCACCAGCAAATCGAGGTGCATGACTTCCAGGTCCCCGGCGGCGTCGCCGCGTTCGAGGTCTGCCGGGACACCGGTACGTTGCCGAGCGAGGCCTGCCCCGAGCGCACGAGTCACTTCTACGCCGTCGATCACCCGCCCCTTCCGCCGGAGCGCGACCTCTGGCAGCTCGTCCGGCTCGACCCGGCCACGGGGTTGAAGGCGGCCGAAGCCGCGCCCGACTGCCTCGTCGAGCGCCGGCCGTTCAAGGTATACCCCGAGGCGTTCCGCGCCTGGGCCGAGGCGAACGGCATCCCGCAGCCGCCCGCCGAGACGAGCCCGGTGGACAGCGGCGAGGCGGACGTCGAGATCGGCACGCCCGACGACGGCGACGCCGTGACGGCGGACGTCGTCCTGGCCGGCACCGCCTTCCTGCCCGGCTTCGCGGAGTACGTGGTCGAGATCGGCGCCGGTCGCAACCCCGACGACTTCGACCGCGTCGCCGGCCCGTTCGACGATCCCGTCACGGATGGCGTCCTGGCCGAACTCGATCTCGGCGGCCTCTCGAGCGGCCCGTACGTGCTGCGCGTGATCGCCCGCGACCGGTGCGGGACCGAACGTTCGGACGATGTCCGGATCGTTCTCGACCTCCCGACGCCGACCGCTTCCCCAACCGGCATCGCGACGCTCGGCCCGACGCCGAGCGCCACTGCCACCACCGCCGCCCGCGGCACGCCGACACCCCTCACACCCAAGGCCACCGCGGCGGGCGCGACGCCGACGCTGGCCGTGCGGCCCACCGTCCCGCCGCCGCCGTCGTCGACGCCCGTTCCGCCCGTCGCGACGCCCATCCCGACGGCCGGCGACGGCGTCCCGACCCCGTTCGCGCCCACGGCGACGCCGCCGAACGAGCCAACGGCCGAGCCGACCGCGGGCGCCGTGTCTGGGCTCGGGGACGGGGACTCGGACGTGCCGAGGCGACAGGCAGACCCACAACGCCGCGCGGGACGCCGATGA
- a CDS encoding aminotransferase class I/II-fold pyridoxal phosphate-dependent enzyme, with product MTLRRPAGRLDGLIESQIREMTRLAIAHGAVNCAQGFPDFGTPEPVRRAAAEAIMADHNQYAITWGVPALREAITASYRARFAPHFDWVDPERHVTVTCGVTEAVTVALMALLEPGDEVVVLEPAHENYAPAARFAGGRAVGVPLLGPDHALDIDRLAAAVGPRTKALILNAPHNPTGRVFTPAELGAVAALCIERDLVAITDEIYDQIVYEPHVHVPLATLPGMRERTITLSGCSKTFAVTGWRLGYAVAPERWSHALRTVHDFTTICAPTPLQHAAAAALALPEAFFVDQRAAYTVRRDAMLDIVRTSGFTCSVPEGAYYLLCRFDAWRFGGDRDGDRVGPGDSDAFARWLTEHVGVAVVAASSLYVTPGLGRDEVRFAFAKKAETLAAIRTRLATGFAQFAV from the coding sequence ATGACCCTCCGCCGACCCGCCGGCCGCCTGGACGGCCTGATCGAGAGCCAGATCCGCGAGATGACCCGCCTGGCGATCGCCCATGGCGCGGTGAACTGCGCACAGGGCTTCCCGGACTTCGGGACGCCCGAGCCGGTCCGCCGCGCCGCGGCCGAGGCGATCATGGCGGACCACAACCAGTACGCCATCACGTGGGGCGTGCCGGCCCTGCGCGAAGCGATCACGGCGAGCTACCGCGCCCGCTTCGCGCCGCACTTCGACTGGGTCGATCCCGAGCGGCACGTGACGGTGACGTGCGGCGTGACCGAGGCCGTGACGGTGGCGCTGATGGCACTCCTCGAGCCGGGCGACGAGGTCGTCGTCCTCGAGCCGGCGCACGAGAACTATGCCCCGGCCGCCCGCTTCGCCGGCGGGCGGGCCGTCGGCGTGCCCCTCCTGGGCCCGGACCACGCGCTCGACATCGACCGCCTGGCGGCCGCCGTCGGGCCGCGGACGAAAGCGCTGATCCTGAATGCCCCGCACAACCCCACCGGCCGCGTCTTCACGCCTGCCGAGCTCGGCGCCGTCGCCGCGCTGTGCATCGAACGCGACCTCGTCGCGATCACGGACGAGATCTACGACCAGATCGTCTACGAGCCGCACGTCCACGTGCCGCTGGCGACACTGCCCGGCATGCGCGAGCGGACGATCACGCTCTCCGGCTGCTCGAAGACGTTCGCCGTCACGGGCTGGCGCCTCGGCTACGCCGTCGCACCCGAACGGTGGTCGCACGCCCTGCGCACCGTCCACGACTTCACGACGATCTGCGCCCCGACCCCCCTCCAACACGCCGCCGCCGCTGCCCTTGCCCTGCCCGAGGCGTTCTTCGTCGATCAGCGCGCCGCCTACACCGTCCGCCGCGACGCGATGCTCGACATCGTCCGCACCAGCGGCTTCACGTGCAGCGTGCCGGAAGGTGCGTACTACCTCCTGTGCCGCTTCGACGCATGGCGGTTCGGCGGCGACCGCGACGGCGATCGCGTCGGCCCTGGCGACAGCGACGCCTTCGCCCGCTGGCTGACCGAGCACGTCGGCGTGGCCGTCGTGGCCGCCAGCAGCCTGTACGTCACGCCGGGGCTCGGGCGGGACGAGGTGCGGTTCGCGTTTGCGAAGAAGGCTGAGACGTTGGCAGCGATACGGACAAGGCTGGCCACGGGATTCGCGCAATTCGCCGTGTAG
- a CDS encoding VOC family protein, with the protein MITGLDHVQLAMPAGGEDEARAFYGGLLGLREVAKPAALAGRGGVWFALDDGRQVHLGVETPFVPAAKAHPALVADDIDAVADALRAAGHAAAWDEALAPRRRLYVGDPFGNRVEVIQTTVDPTNAPMDATTAV; encoded by the coding sequence ATGATCACCGGCCTCGACCACGTCCAACTGGCGATGCCCGCCGGCGGCGAGGACGAAGCGCGGGCGTTCTACGGCGGGCTGCTCGGATTGCGCGAGGTCGCCAAGCCGGCAGCGCTCGCCGGGCGGGGCGGCGTGTGGTTCGCGCTCGACGACGGACGGCAGGTGCACTTGGGCGTCGAGACGCCCTTCGTCCCGGCAGCGAAGGCGCACCCGGCGCTCGTCGCGGACGACATCGACGCGGTGGCGGACGCGCTGCGGGCGGCGGGGCACGCGGCGGCGTGGGACGAAGCGCTGGCGCCGCGCCGGCGCTTGTACGTCGGGGATCCGTTCGGGAACCGCGTCGAGGTCATCCAGACAACCGTCGACCCAACGAACGCGCCCATGGACGCGACGACCGCCGTGTAG
- a CDS encoding peroxiredoxin translates to MSLQIGDPAPEFALPDQDGRTVRLGDLRGRTVILFFYPKDDTSGCTAQACGFQAALPTVDAAGAMVIGISPDGQASHVAFRDKYGLAFPLLVDADHAVAAAYGAWGEKSMYGRTYEGILRSHFVIDPQGRVMDAQVKVSPADSVRLAVATVASAAGG, encoded by the coding sequence ATGTCCCTGCAGATCGGCGACCCCGCCCCCGAATTCGCGCTGCCCGACCAGGACGGCCGCACCGTGCGCCTCGGCGATTTGCGCGGCCGGACCGTCATCCTCTTCTTCTACCCCAAGGACGACACGAGCGGCTGCACCGCTCAGGCGTGCGGCTTCCAGGCCGCGCTGCCGACGGTCGACGCCGCGGGCGCGATGGTCATCGGCATCAGCCCGGACGGCCAGGCGTCGCACGTCGCCTTCCGCGACAAGTACGGACTGGCGTTCCCGCTCCTCGTGGACGCCGACCACGCCGTCGCCGCAGCGTACGGCGCGTGGGGCGAGAAGTCGATGTACGGCCGCACGTACGAAGGGATCCTTCGCAGCCACTTCGTCATCGATCCCCAAGGGCGGGTCATGGACGCGCAGGTCAAGGTCAGCCCGGCCGACAGCGTCCGGCTGGCCGTCGCGACGGTCGCGTCGGCCGCGGGAGGCTGA
- a CDS encoding DUF1800 domain-containing protein, giving the protein MAVSRRTFLGRGSAALAGAALAPGALVRDQRPVVRWAARTAADMPEPDAVALLWQRAAFGARPGDVDAARESGAEAWIEAQLAFTKLPDPYTDAALVALGLTSYGLTAAELLAGNNGNPAQHLVNGTLIRQWFSPRQLYEVLVDFWNDHFTVFVGQADAGRVRIIDDRTVARTHALGRFKDILTASAHSPAMLMFLDNDSNQARKINENYAREIMELHTLGVAVNGVPYTEDDIKEVARCFTGWNWVRQGGGGRGGAVGDYQYRDGIHDQNAKRVLGQAIPARQGEQDGVQVIDMLCRHDATPRFIATKLIRRFVCDDPEADVPGLVDRVAAVYKAKDGDIKSIVRTILTSAEFAGAFGRYGGRYSRPLDFAARAARALGAQPADFDALSAFTTSRRGRTGAGMLALAGHLPFYWSTPDGYPDVKVAWASSSGLLARWNYALDLVGSVDRGAGGRPAAGGVESPLNVIDQTPSDRKTAGAVVDYWIDRILSRPMLAADRAVLVDYVTAGGTEFDTLSADQRARIRELVALILDSPYALWR; this is encoded by the coding sequence ATGGCCGTCAGTCGCCGCACGTTCCTCGGCCGGGGCAGCGCCGCCCTCGCCGGCGCCGCACTCGCCCCCGGCGCCCTCGTCCGCGACCAACGGCCTGTCGTGCGCTGGGCCGCACGCACCGCGGCCGATATGCCCGAGCCGGACGCCGTCGCCCTGCTCTGGCAGCGGGCCGCCTTCGGCGCGCGGCCGGGTGACGTCGACGCGGCGCGGGAGTCGGGGGCCGAAGCCTGGATCGAGGCGCAACTCGCCTTCACCAAGCTGCCCGACCCGTACACCGATGCCGCGCTCGTCGCCCTCGGGCTCACGTCGTACGGCTTGACGGCGGCCGAACTGCTGGCCGGCAACAACGGCAACCCGGCGCAGCACCTCGTCAACGGCACCCTCATCCGGCAGTGGTTCAGCCCGCGCCAGCTGTACGAGGTCCTCGTCGACTTCTGGAACGACCACTTCACGGTCTTCGTCGGCCAGGCGGACGCCGGGCGGGTTCGGATCATCGATGACCGCACCGTCGCCCGGACGCACGCCCTCGGGAGGTTCAAGGACATCCTCACGGCCTCGGCCCATTCGCCGGCGATGCTGATGTTCCTGGACAACGACTCGAACCAGGCGCGCAAGATCAACGAGAACTATGCGCGGGAGATCATGGAGCTCCATACCCTTGGGGTGGCCGTGAACGGCGTGCCGTACACCGAGGACGACATCAAGGAGGTCGCGCGCTGCTTCACGGGCTGGAACTGGGTCCGCCAGGGCGGCGGCGGTCGCGGCGGCGCCGTCGGCGACTACCAGTACCGCGACGGGATCCACGACCAGAACGCCAAGCGCGTCCTCGGCCAGGCGATCCCGGCCCGCCAGGGCGAGCAGGACGGCGTCCAGGTCATCGACATGCTCTGCCGGCACGACGCGACACCGCGCTTCATCGCCACCAAGCTCATCCGCCGCTTCGTGTGCGACGATCCCGAAGCGGACGTGCCCGGCCTCGTCGACCGCGTCGCGGCCGTCTACAAGGCCAAGGACGGGGACATCAAATCGATCGTCCGCACGATCCTTACCTCCGCCGAGTTTGCCGGCGCGTTCGGCCGCTACGGCGGACGCTACAGCCGGCCGTTGGACTTCGCCGCCCGCGCCGCCCGCGCTCTCGGCGCCCAGCCCGCAGACTTCGACGCCCTGTCCGCCTTCACGACGTCGCGCCGTGGCCGGACCGGCGCCGGGATGCTCGCCCTTGCCGGTCACCTCCCGTTCTACTGGTCCACGCCGGACGGCTACCCGGACGTCAAGGTGGCCTGGGCGAGCTCGTCCGGCCTGCTGGCACGTTGGAATTACGCCCTCGACCTCGTCGGCAGCGTCGACCGCGGCGCCGGCGGCCGGCCGGCCGCCGGGGGCGTCGAGAGCCCGCTGAACGTCATCGACCAGACGCCGTCGGACCGCAAGACGGCCGGCGCCGTGGTGGACTACTGGATCGACCGCATTCTGAGCCGACCGATGCTCGCCGCCGACCGCGCCGTGCTCGTGGACTACGTCACGGCCGGCGGCACCGAGTTCGACACGCTGAGCGCGGACCAGCGGGCGCGGATTCGGGAGCTGGTGGCGTTGATCCTGGATAGCCCGTACGCGCTCTGGCGGTAA
- a CDS encoding HAD family hydrolase, with product MATYLFDIDMTLLATGGAGVLAMGRAVRDLLGIPDGMAGVSYAGRTDRAIARDLLARGRVDSDRLDGGFEGWLERFAAVYAEHLGDALHETVGRALPGTHALVERLAAAPGAQVGIATGNFRRTGLMKLAHYGFGPPLDDGGFADTHEDRGQLVAHAAAIVGGPAAVTRPAEVFVIGDTPLDVAAARANGFRAVAVATGDYDVAALAATGADVVFDDLGDVDRVLEWLLAAPEPA from the coding sequence ATGGCCACGTACCTCTTCGACATCGACATGACCCTCCTCGCCACCGGCGGCGCCGGTGTCCTGGCGATGGGCCGCGCCGTCCGTGACCTCCTCGGCATCCCGGACGGCATGGCGGGCGTGTCGTACGCCGGCCGCACGGACCGCGCAATCGCCCGCGACCTCCTCGCGCGCGGCCGCGTCGACTCGGACCGCCTCGACGGTGGCTTCGAGGGATGGCTCGAGCGGTTCGCGGCCGTGTACGCCGAGCACCTTGGCGACGCCCTCCACGAAACGGTCGGCCGCGCCCTCCCCGGCACGCACGCCCTCGTCGAGCGCCTCGCGGCCGCGCCCGGCGCGCAGGTCGGCATCGCCACCGGCAACTTCAGACGAACGGGCCTCATGAAGCTCGCCCACTACGGCTTCGGTCCGCCCCTCGACGACGGCGGCTTCGCCGACACGCACGAGGACCGCGGACAGCTCGTCGCCCATGCCGCCGCGATCGTCGGCGGCCCGGCCGCCGTCACCCGGCCCGCCGAAGTCTTCGTCATCGGTGACACCCCGCTCGATGTCGCCGCCGCCCGCGCGAACGGGTTTCGGGCGGTGGCCGTCGCCACGGGCGACTACGATGTCGCTGCGTTGGCGGCCACCGGCGCCGACGTCGTGTTCGACGACCTCGGCGACGTCGACCGCGTGCTCGAATGGCTCCTGGCAGCGCCGGAACCGGCGTAA
- a CDS encoding tyrosinase family protein, with protein sequence MRTSRRIPTRSALRRIVPVLAATLPLWAAADHGAFGAHTPARAAQAVAAQTAGGGTHLITPERAIVGTVFEDTDGDGLRGSGEGALAGRPIALAGPTGAAGAATSDSTGAFAFGLSAAGAYTLTLAVPAGWAATRANEAHLQFDVAPNSAAGALGAPVQFGLHRVGAATPLVVDVDASTGCQAGPGVSFARPAASAIVGEHATLRFRVRGAADAWISVQDIAPDGAVRSLAEKRAVDGGQEYGIAVPIGAALGTRRVLWRAFRAAGDAQPAAEGACAFEVVAPEGPAVTVRPDRLTFDRVATGGTSDRILTVRNAGGAPLTVFGLALQSDVGTSPFTLPAPWSANTLLMPGEERGVTVRFAPKAEGAWQDFVLVRTDDDHAPLVTISLSGETSGVPRLAAAVATDRGCVMGDSGPLFVAGEPVDLTLNVVSGGGENVQAVLEDIGPSGETAVIFSGAAPAIPWRRAVRARRSLAAGGARLSASTGGGARYAYGQCDWLVAAGLTDIGGTAEDVGGPAPVPLAGARVTVAGPEAQTVLTGADGSFRVAVAQPGRYTVAVEPPEGYAPSGPQAHVVWVRGFAGEDIAGLRFSAARADGAPTATPTPPAALPTLIGPTATPALPTPVPTPTIPTTCRVSITPRTGTANVGQRVAFRAAMTPTRGNFTYSWGYDGDAIADYSESTAGAWRTTPLRAADMRASTFALYWKPALSQRHPNNAGPVARRVWVTVRDGVGQCTDVVTLSVERNAANSTRQAEDFYTTNHTQFVQREHALWHQRYAFEQPFYDGTLFFDFHVQFMDRFNRWRHEFGYPEIGTWDSAQPLPRGPDIDHASRNAFYRPFAKPASFTANGGAVRGWNGMPCDVTGGGQSRLSDYPADRRLLGCAVTEPWHNTIHLLIGGDMLNPPSAPRDPIFWRWHRWVDTVNRDRRILQAGGRTGDAAASGDPSALEPPHVIYQTPFHLHPYVVSLSSYAVTFDAGVVGVRPAMLTVNGSPATSVAGAGAGPYVFTGFAPPALGPVEVALDRNAVARAGATAPAAALGPPQVWPYTLVAPKADDDGDGLLNGDEVLRTLSWPDDADSDDDGLDDAAEWRAGTIALAPDTDGDGAGDGCEARAGSDPLAAASRSTRCGTEFPYVCRTSPAPARVSVDR encoded by the coding sequence GTGCGAACGTCCCGCCGCATCCCCACCCGCAGCGCCCTCCGCCGAATCGTCCCCGTCCTTGCCGCCACGCTGCCGCTCTGGGCCGCCGCCGACCACGGCGCGTTCGGGGCCCACACGCCGGCCCGCGCTGCGCAAGCCGTGGCGGCTCAGACCGCCGGCGGCGGCACCCATCTCATCACGCCGGAGCGGGCGATCGTCGGCACCGTGTTCGAGGACACGGACGGCGACGGCCTGCGCGGCAGCGGCGAGGGAGCGCTGGCCGGTCGGCCGATCGCCCTTGCCGGACCGACTGGAGCGGCCGGCGCCGCGACGTCGGACAGCACGGGCGCATTCGCGTTCGGCCTCAGCGCCGCCGGCGCGTACACGCTCACGCTCGCCGTTCCCGCCGGCTGGGCCGCCACGCGCGCGAACGAGGCGCACCTGCAGTTCGATGTCGCGCCGAACAGCGCGGCCGGCGCCCTCGGCGCGCCGGTGCAGTTCGGCCTGCACCGCGTCGGCGCCGCGACGCCTCTCGTCGTGGATGTCGACGCCTCGACGGGCTGCCAGGCCGGCCCGGGCGTTTCGTTTGCGCGCCCGGCGGCATCCGCCATCGTGGGCGAGCACGCCACGCTGCGCTTCCGGGTGCGCGGCGCCGCCGACGCTTGGATCTCCGTGCAGGACATCGCGCCGGACGGCGCCGTCCGTAGTTTGGCGGAGAAGCGGGCCGTCGACGGCGGGCAGGAATACGGTATTGCGGTGCCGATCGGCGCCGCGCTCGGCACGCGCCGCGTCCTGTGGCGCGCCTTCCGCGCCGCCGGCGATGCCCAGCCGGCAGCCGAGGGTGCCTGCGCGTTCGAGGTCGTCGCGCCGGAAGGACCCGCCGTCACGGTGCGGCCCGATCGCCTCACGTTCGACCGCGTTGCCACCGGGGGCACGTCCGATCGCATCCTGACCGTTCGCAACGCAGGCGGCGCGCCGCTGACGGTGTTCGGCCTTGCTTTGCAGAGCGACGTCGGCACTTCGCCCTTCACGCTGCCGGCACCGTGGAGCGCCAACACGCTCCTCATGCCGGGCGAGGAGCGCGGTGTGACCGTCCGGTTCGCCCCGAAGGCGGAGGGCGCGTGGCAGGACTTCGTCCTCGTCCGGACGGACGACGACCATGCACCGCTCGTGACGATCAGCCTCAGCGGCGAGACGAGCGGCGTGCCGCGCCTGGCGGCGGCCGTGGCCACCGACCGCGGCTGCGTGATGGGCGACAGCGGCCCGCTCTTCGTCGCCGGCGAGCCGGTCGACTTGACGCTCAACGTCGTCTCCGGCGGCGGCGAGAACGTGCAGGCGGTGCTCGAGGACATCGGCCCGAGCGGCGAGACCGCCGTGATCTTCAGCGGCGCCGCGCCCGCCATCCCGTGGCGGCGGGCCGTGCGGGCGCGCCGTTCGCTCGCGGCCGGGGGCGCGCGGCTGTCGGCCAGCACGGGCGGCGGGGCGCGCTATGCCTACGGCCAGTGCGACTGGCTCGTCGCGGCGGGCCTGACGGACATCGGCGGCACCGCCGAGGACGTCGGCGGGCCGGCGCCGGTGCCGCTCGCCGGCGCGCGCGTGACCGTGGCCGGACCGGAGGCGCAGACCGTGCTCACCGGCGCGGACGGATCGTTCCGCGTCGCCGTGGCCCAGCCGGGCCGGTACACCGTGGCCGTGGAGCCGCCGGAGGGGTATGCGCCGTCCGGCCCACAAGCGCACGTCGTGTGGGTGCGCGGCTTCGCGGGCGAGGACATCGCGGGGCTGCGCTTCAGCGCCGCGCGGGCCGACGGTGCCCCGACGGCCACCCCGACGCCGCCGGCCGCGCTCCCGACGCTCATCGGTCCAACCGCCACCCCGGCCCTGCCGACGCCCGTCCCGACGCCGACGATCCCGACGACGTGCCGCGTGTCGATCACGCCCCGCACCGGCACCGCCAACGTCGGCCAGCGCGTCGCGTTCCGGGCGGCGATGACCCCGACGCGCGGCAACTTCACGTACAGCTGGGGCTACGACGGCGACGCGATCGCCGATTACAGCGAGAGCACGGCCGGCGCGTGGCGGACGACACCGCTCCGCGCGGCCGACATGCGCGCTTCGACGTTCGCCCTCTATTGGAAGCCGGCGTTGAGCCAGCGCCACCCGAACAATGCCGGCCCGGTGGCGCGACGCGTTTGGGTGACGGTGCGCGACGGCGTGGGCCAGTGCACGGACGTCGTCACGCTCAGCGTCGAGCGCAACGCGGCCAACAGCACCCGGCAGGCCGAGGACTTCTACACGACGAACCACACCCAGTTCGTCCAGCGCGAGCACGCGCTGTGGCACCAGCGCTATGCGTTCGAGCAGCCGTTCTACGACGGGACGTTGTTCTTCGACTTCCACGTCCAGTTCATGGACCGCTTCAACCGCTGGCGGCACGAGTTCGGCTATCCCGAGATCGGGACGTGGGACTCCGCCCAGCCGCTCCCGCGGGGGCCGGACATCGACCACGCGTCGCGCAACGCGTTCTATCGGCCGTTCGCCAAGCCGGCATCGTTCACGGCCAACGGCGGCGCCGTCCGCGGCTGGAACGGGATGCCATGCGACGTCACCGGCGGCGGCCAATCCCGGCTGTCGGACTACCCGGCCGACCGGCGACTGCTCGGCTGCGCCGTCACCGAGCCGTGGCACAACACGATTCACCTCCTCATCGGCGGCGACATGTTGAACCCGCCGAGCGCGCCGCGGGACCCCATCTTCTGGCGCTGGCACCGCTGGGTGGACACCGTGAACCGCGACCGACGGATCCTGCAGGCCGGAGGACGGACGGGCGACGCCGCGGCGTCCGGCGACCCTTCGGCTCTCGAACCGCCGCACGTCATCTACCAGACGCCGTTCCACCTCCATCCGTACGTCGTATCGCTCAGCTCGTATGCCGTCACGTTCGACGCCGGGGTCGTCGGCGTCCGGCCGGCCATGCTGACGGTGAACGGCTCGCCGGCGACTTCAGTCGCCGGCGCCGGCGCCGGCCCATACGTCTTCACCGGCTTCGCCCCACCCGCCCTCGGCCCCGTCGAGGTCGCCCTCGACCGCAACGCCGTGGCCCGGGCCGGCGCGACCGCGCCCGCCGCCGCCCTCGGCCCGCCGCAGGTGTGGCCGTACACGCTCGTCGCGCCCAAAGCGGACGACGACGGCGACGGCCTGCTGAACGGCGACGAGGTCCTGCGCACGCTCTCGTGGCCCGACGACGCCGATTCGGACGACGACGGCCTCGACGACGCGGCGGAGTGGCGCGCCGGGACGATCGCCCTGGCGCCCGACACGGACGGCGACGGGGCGGGCGACGGTTGCGAGGCGCGCGCGGGCAGCGACCCGCTTGCGGCGGCGAGCCGGTCGACGCGGTGCGGGACGGAGTTCCCGTACGTCTGTCGGACGTCGCCGGCGCCGGCTAGGGTGTCCGTCGACCGCTGA